Proteins encoded by one window of Dioscorea cayenensis subsp. rotundata cultivar TDr96_F1 chromosome 6, TDr96_F1_v2_PseudoChromosome.rev07_lg8_w22 25.fasta, whole genome shotgun sequence:
- the LOC120263180 gene encoding uncharacterized protein LOC120263180, with protein sequence MSAHDFKADDDNVNFNLDLLKVGDGVGGGGVSLAGTWWDKKALSIAEEVSIRFLFFLLAWADIRAFFFRISKHALDEVELLWSCTRVNISLEVSSPGVERVVRIPEDLDRFKDRPMYVKYTTDGDQESDGIFRLISFDLDLCNCTWGIADVKKNRHQAGKGRPLNNKQREWRLQTSFDSLRIVRLHSSH encoded by the exons ATGAGTGCCCATGACTTTAAAGCTGATGATGACAATGTAAAT TTCAACTTGGATCTTCTGAAGGTTGGAGATGGAGTTGGTGGAGGTGGTGTTTCTCTTGCTGGTACATGGTGGGACAAAAAGGCATTGTCTATTGCAGAAGAGGTCTCGAT TAgatttcttttct TTCTCCTAGCATGGGCCGATATTCGAGCATTTTTCTTCCGAATATCAAAGCACGCTTTGGATGAAGTCGAGCTTCTTTGGAGCTGTACCCGAGTAAACATATCATTGGAG GTGTCATCTCCTGGAGTCGAAAGAGTTGTTCGAATTCCTGAAGATCTCGACCGCTTCAAAGACCGTCCCATGTATGTGAAGTACACTACTGACGGTGATCAAGAATCTGATGGTATCTTCAGGCTCATCTCATTTGATCTAGACTTGTGCAATTGCACTTGGGGAATTGCAGATGTGAAGAAGAACAGACATCAAGCAGGCAAAGGTAGACctttaaacaataaacaaagagAATGGAGGCTACAAACTTCTTTTGATTCGTTGCGCATTGTTCGATTACATTcgagtcattaa